One genomic segment of Plasmodium cynomolgi strain B DNA, chromosome 14, whole genome shotgun sequence includes these proteins:
- a CDS encoding 40S ribosomal protein S15 (putative) — EDANKPKKRTFRTFHYRGVELDKLLDLSQDELIKLFRARQRRKFKRGISKKEKSLLKKLRKAKKECEIGEKPRAIPTHLRNMTIIPEMVGSIVAVHNGKQYNNVEIKPEMIGYYLGEFSITYKHTRHGKPGIGATHSSRFIPLK; from the coding sequence GAAGACGCAAACAAACCCAAAAAACGAACATTTCGAACGTTCCACTACAGAGGTGTGGAGCTCGATAAGCTACTGGATTTGAGTCAGGATGAACTGATTAAACTTTTCCGAGCAAGGCAGAgaagaaaattcaaaagaGGAATAagtaagaaagaaaaatctcttttgaaaaaactgagaaaagcaaaaaaagaatgtgaAATTGGAGAAAAACCAAGAGCTATCCCAACACACTTAAGGAACATGACTATCATTCCCGAGATGGTTGGCTCAATCGTTGCTGTGCATAATGGTAAACAGTACAACAATGTGGAAATAAAGCCAGAAATGATTGGCTACTATTTGGGTGAATTTTCCATTACGTACAAGCACACGAGACATGGAAAGCCCGGTATTGGTGCCACGCACTCGTCCCGTTTCATCCCGCTGAAGTGA
- a CDS encoding hypothetical protein (putative), with product MKKTATENNPSASVANDICALFTALQTAKSKKNILTNLTKLFLLLYNERMKRKLLYGSREETRCSDDEEDNANLRRIFKNDFIILDTGKKDYTKYEEWLNECYDKFLNMLFELLSHSDEVLVTKSLSLLFGSLQFEAKIYNKITSEMGKGASQVGTNLHSGTPNHVSGSPQNETNNTSHWGDGRPKFIKQNEMQNNSKKAFPIKLFRKIIFHLLKIDQISISTIKYICKIYLCFYYDLNYYFLSILKAFCILRKGLRDEKFYGDDGMGSEDDLSTERGRNGGCTLKKEQVGRGDKDMLRDNPNTNLFIFSILINSIKPEKKIKDAHIRRKDYLKRGRIDELFFDLNDEELRGLVKRKKRRTFQRKEEKMPYDKVEMKKTFYDHDTDDSIVHSSSEESDGVFSPEGDSSTGESDIGHGTNFLRNANLMHHANFSDEEFDIDQVEDYVISPKRKKKIDLKLKNRKKNLFISENVDKRIYARLYASCWFYFITSFNHRHSMVLQLLHSIPLFVFPYTNNPFYLIDFFNYSFYSSQGLYTSLAALPGMFHILTELNVGNLLQGEGETGRSEEGSDRINEQLNEGRSEEEGRSEAEGEGKNEEPSEDGTSPEQNRPDEGENKLNDHMYTDYYKRLFELITPASFYYTDTSFLKIIHASIKNQMIPLHYVISFLKKLLRVACLTPYNVSINILSVVYDSMSYFQNELKDAMSLSASVFMNLEIKKDLFCYEDLGRNFEKKKS from the coding sequence atgaaaaaaactgctACGGAGAATAACCCCAGCGCATCTGTCGCAAATGACATTTGCGCTTTGTTCACTGCTTTACAAACTGCCAAgagcaagaaaaatattttgactAACCTGACCAAGTTATTTCTTCTGCTGTACAATGAACGGATGAAGCGGAAATTGTTGTATGGGTCAAGGGAGGAAACGCGTTGTAGTGATGACGAAGAGGACAATGCGAATTTGAGAAGGATCTTCAAGAatgattttattatattgGACACTGGGAAGAAGGATTACACAAAGTATGAGGAGTGGCTAAATGAGTGTTacgataaatttttaaatatgctCTTTGAGTTACTAAGCCATAGTGATGAAGTTCTTGTAACAAAAAGTTTGTCCCTTCTGTTTGGTAGTCTCCAATTTGAAGCCaagatatataataaaataactagcgaaatgggaaagggAGCTAGCCAAGTGGGGACCAACCTCCATAGTGGAACTCCCAACCATGTAAGTGGCAGTCCTCAAAATGAAACGAATAACACTAGTCATTGGGGAGATGGCAGACCTAAGtttataaaacaaaacgagaTGCAAAACAATTCGAAGAAAGCATTTCCCATTAaactttttagaaaaataattttccatttgttgaAAATTGACCAAATTAGTATCAGCacgataaaatatatttgcaaaatatacTTATGCTTTTATTACGATTTAaactattattttttgtccatATTGAAAgctttttgcattttgaGGAAGGGTCTCCGGGATGAAAAGTTCTACGGAGACGATGGTATGGGCAGCGAGGATGATTTATCAACAGAGAGAGGACGAAACGGAGGATGCACTCTGAAAAAAGAGCAAGTGGGACGAGGAGACAAAGACATGCTGAGGGATAACCCTAATACAAACCTTTTCATATTTagcattttaattaattctataaaaccggaaaaaaaaattaaagatgCTCATATTAGGAGGAAGGATTACTTGAAGAGAGGCAGAATTGACGAATTATTCTTCGACCTAAATGATGAGGAGTTGAGAGGGTTggtaaaaagaaagaagagaCGTACCTTCCaaaggaaggaggagaaaatgcCATACGACAAGgtcgaaatgaagaaaacgtTTTACGACCACGACACGGATGACAGCATTGTACACTCTTCTAGCGAAGAATCCGACGGTGTATTTTCCCCTGAGGGGGACAGCAGCACGGGTGAAAGTGACATAGGACATGGTACCAATTTTTTACGGAACGCGAATCTAATGCACCATGCAAACTTCAGTGACGAAGAATTTGACATAGATCAAGTTGAAGATTATGTCATTAGtccaaagaggaagaaaaaaatcgatctgaaattaaaaaacagaaagaaaaatttatttataagtGAAAATGTAGATAAAAGGATTTACGCTAGATTGTATGCAAGTTGTTGGTTCTACTTTATAACCTCCTTTAACCACAGACATTCGATGGTTCTCCAGTTGTTGCACTCTATTCCACTGTTTGTATTTCCATACACAAATAATCCCTTCTACCTTATCGACTTTTTCAACTATTCCTTTTACTCGTCCCAGGGATTATACACATCACTCGCTGCGCTTCCAGGAATGTTTCACATCCTGACGGAGTTAAACGTTGGGAATTTGCTGCAAGGGGAGGGAGAAACGGGGAGATCCGAGGAGGGTAGTGATCGAATTAATGAACAGCTGAACGAGGGACGAAGTGAGGAGGAGGGACGAAGTGAGGCGgagggagaaggaaaaaatgaagagccAAGCGAAGACGGAACTTCCCCCGAACAAAACCGCCCAGACGAAGGGGAGAACAAGTTGAACGATCATATGTATACGGATTACTACAAGAGGCTATTCGAGCTGATAACGCCAGCGAGCTTCTACTACACCGACACGAGCTTCTTAAAGATAATTCACGCATCTATAAAGAACCAAATGATCCCACTGCACTACGTTATatcctttttgaagaagcttCTGCGAGTAGCTTGCCTCACCCCTTACAATGTGTCGATAAACATTCTCAGCGTGGTGTACGACTCGATGAGTTATTTCCAGAACGAGTTAAAAGACGCGATGTCCCTTTCCGCTTCTGTTTTTATGAACCTAGAAATTAAGAAggatttattttgctatgAAGATTTGGGgagaaattttgaaaaaaaaaaatc
- a CDS encoding hypothetical protein (putative) — MSSSKCVSTRVAAFVLYLIPLIYSFLVVVFGFIEYEQKKTYNLLMLCVLYGVVIILICSVGCYGIIAENVTSIRSTIILLIVNNIIMTMLITFLLIDILNFPHVVTVHRASKFLQFVVQDKKIGLAFCSLVYALIFFSFCFMWTIGDYLAQLDAKLCLDDLRYSHDRMQQKKKKHPTKLLGDESEFLIKV; from the coding sequence ATGAGctcttcaaaatgtgtatCCACCAGAGTGGCGGCATTCGTTCTGTACCTAATACCCCTGATATATTCCTTCTTGGTCGTCGTATTTGGGTTCATAGAGTATGAGCAGAAAAAgacatataatttattaatgcTGTGTGTGCTCTACGGAGTTGTAATCATCTTAATTTGTTCAGTTGGCTGCTATGGAATTATAGCTGAAAATGTCACCTCCATCAGATCgacaattattttgttaatagtgaacaatattattatgacCATGTTAATAACTTTCTTGCTGAtagatattttaaatttccctCACGTGGTGACAGTTCATAGAGCTTCCAAATTCTTGCAGTTTGTTGtacaagataaaaaaataggattaGCTTTCTGTTCTCTTGTCTATgcattgatttttttttccttctgttttATGTGGACTATTGGAGATTACTTAGCTCAACTCGATGCTAAGTTATGTTTGGATGACTTGAGGTATTCTCATGACCGCATGcaacagaagaagaagaaacatcCCACAAAGCTCCTCGGGGACGAAAGCGAGTTTTTGATCAAGGTGTAA
- a CDS encoding ferredoxin (putative): protein MIAIILFLMLTLLTEKSNTYKFSSKRTTLNYMYGSRGINICAPQKRACSRFISKLVSCKKESCLSPGGGDRGGKTGHISNFFSNGGGKRRYFKSDNRNKLFYNITLRTNDGEKKIECNEDEYILDASERQNVELPYSCRGGSCSTCAAKLIEGEVDNEDQSYLDEDQLKKKYVLLCTCYPKSDCVIETHKEDELHD from the coding sequence ATGATTGCAATTATCCTGTTCCTGATGCTCACACTTTTAACAGAAAAGAGTAATACATACAAATTCAGCAGCAAGAGAACCACCctaaattatatgtatgGAAGTAGaggaataaatatatgtgccCCCCAAAAGAGAGCCTGTTCCAGGTTTATTAGCAAGCTGGTAAGCTGTAAAAAAGAGTCATGCCTTTCTCCTGGAGGTGGAGACAGAGGAGGTAAAACGGGGCACATTTCTAATTTCTTCAGCAATGGTGGTGGGAAAAGGAGATATTTCAAATCGGACAACAGAAATAaacttttttacaacatcACTTTACGAACAAATgatggagaaaagaaaattgagTGCAATGAAGATGAGTACATATTAGATGCCAGCGAAAGACAGAACGTTGAACTGCCTTACAGCTGTAGGGGAGGAAGTTGTTCTACCTGTGCTGCGAAGTTAATCGAAGGGGAGGTAGACAATGAGGACCAGAGCTACCTGGACGAAGATCagctgaagaagaaatatgtTCTTTTGTGCACGTGTTACCCCAAGTCGGACTGCGTTATCGAAACGCACAAGGAGGATGAGCTGCACGAC
- a CDS encoding glycerol-3-phosphate acyltransferase (putative), with the protein MLHLSNALSTALLFVTIRMTNVESVKKKTLHYVKNYNPCDRAVWGIRSTHTKGIIRVSSNPISTAPNGDNSEVYTPPISRGNKLNYPTLENNTYEEALKIISDRLEILKGENRDNVEHINTFFGFLKNYFDEMKRHKSCSPQIFLENFLKYIESFKKYRYYTFPNVHRYDESLHEWSLQFWSQLIDKENSKFRGTEHIDKMKKWIEQGHNIIIFSNHHIEADANIIKYFFHIHNASDISRKIFFIGGHKIRADPLSRPFSVSANLLCIYSKKYIENPPQLREEKIMFNHKSLNALKNLLTEGRNIIWLAPSGGRDRKDPHGNIKISTFDPKIIQTFYIFAKRAKIKTHFLGLALNTYNICPPPNTVDVDEIEKQRSCAYSPVGVNLGEDLFDVYPTMDEKEITEKLYTYVSQLYSQIC; encoded by the coding sequence ATGCTACACCTAAGCAACGCACTGTCAACCGCATTGTTATTTGTCACCATCCGAATGACTAATGTCGAAAGTGTTAAGAAGAAAACATTGCATTACGTAAAAAACTATAACCCCTGCGACCGTGCGGTTTGGGGGATTCGAAGTACACACACAAAGGGTATCATCCGTGTGTCATCAAATCCAATTTCGACTGCCCCAAATGGAGACAACAGTGAAGTATACACCCCTCCAATTAGTAGGGGGAACAAGTTGAACTACCCAACTCTGGAAAATAACACTTATGAAGAAGCCCTAAAAATAATCTCTGACAGGTTAGAGATactaaaaggagaaaacagGGACAATGTAGAACACATCAACACATTCTTTGGGTTCTTAAAAAACTATTTtgatgaaatgaaaagacATAAATCTTGTTCTccacaaatatttttagaaaattttttaaagtatatAGAATCTTTCAAAAAGTATAGATACTATACCTTCCCAAATGTTCACAGATATGATGAAAGCTTACACGAATGGTCTTTACAATTCTGGTCCCAATTGATAGATAAAGAAAACTCTAAATTTAGGGGCACTGAACATAttgacaaaatgaaaaaatggatagaACAAGGACACAACATAATCATATTCAGTAATCACCATATAGAAGCTGatgcaaatataattaaatatttttttcatattcataACGCGAGTGACATTTCccgaaaaattttttttattgggGGTCATAAAATAAGGGCAGATCCTTTATCGAGGCCATTTAGCGTTTCAGCTAACCTGCTCTGCAtttattctaaaaaatatattgagaACCCTCCACAACttagagaagaaaaaattatgttcaACCATAAATCTTTAAATGCTTTGAAAAACTTATTAACAGAGGGGAGAAATAtcatttggctagctcccAGTGGGGGCAGAGACAGAAAAGACCCTCATGGGAACATCAAAATTTCTACCTTTGATccaaaaattatacaaactTTCTACATCTTTGCAAAAcgggcaaaaataaaaacgcatTTCTTAGGACTCGCACTGAACACGTACAATATATGTCCTCCTCCCAACACGGTCGATGTTGacgaaattgaaaaacaGCGATCGTGTGCATATTCCCCCGTGGGGGTCAATTTAGGGGAAGACCTTTTTGATGTATATCCCACCATGGACGAAAAAGAGATAACGGAAAAGTTGTACACCTATGTGAGTCAGCTGTATAGCCAAATCTGCTAA
- a CDS encoding hypothetical protein (putative): MHTNQLNGMKGQLDGRGTKSLGGKANKPNTKGTNQNADAHFNISNGGQNDEMAKVFPFGEGTPHGEIAKGRDQASSSIHNGHFVDMMQHPEWDVTYTRSKTENNYCKKNVLLNNESEELTKKKSLPLSFSHKSNYVNKAENGKINKASFMRISRGGSVRMGSKTLQRGESENMDKVLSFRDSKKGESETHGHIGVLTEKGWPSERDEPNWHGDTDEFGQLNEKRNQNEQDDESEHAAQNFQNAQPDLAVKKEESATNDQLHAKNTRGEKEEEAGKQKEQKEQKEQNEQKEQKEQKEQKEQKEQSAIKEFTPAKINDELSVLELRKEKNREIKTKFEKFSQNSQGKNHTFGKLKGNQKYFYPPGEKKYSDGSQKESSEEQIMVQKFFIQQSDTDDIVLKKVNSIELILEETEKRNMNNSLKRVSSFKTGKEREIGNATTGQSVGGATIEGEHLRMQPFGTTSFSSFSSLEEQTGKEENIGSVNKVGLLRKNRNNQSSGVFCDHMEEQKDEEALPISRAPLGDEVEKELKKKINKMESYHIQSNEHCDANNVESINESRRTSSGSSDELVDIKIYDDSEIEEAKESELEPFWLNREVSSLLNKSKLYSAKYSDQFNSSTARSSGGNYINDSGFPTSEEYSQGGTTNRKIISPKMKRYESDIISSVKMKANNFEKRNTVDNIGMMQRSFILEEHDEGETSRTPNQRHKQDTSIRKYSLSRNGTSNDMEKKENMDDMASKVDAIKKKLSLINDTDVDLINFDHFDMYQIDFHKLGLKVDNLEKEEKYILMLYMSEKKLEYLRGEREAHKMVHVSSKAFPSNYSKMVDDEKSIPMRKSPSGISSGGRGGGGESGESGESGESGKSGESGSSDCGFLQLGLFVELCHRLSKQQSVMSKGEDKNQPSQSSHLSQPSQPSQSNQPIQASQPTANHEKILLKKVLANFVYLFLQDECLDKLVKNYEDMKQARGKEDTERENSKCLHYICSSLLQDISSCHSYEEREPIMGADSSEMLYKIIKEIGSKFLCNDKVMGKIKQVQIINNMLREEVRTYSIKVACMNEFFDIEPHFIEEAEKVVLGKDIGFFQMHTLNINYTYNYHTHERKIKLLQENSYSVLNFFYGYFNDIYNWYSDKNEGELFPQDQIENAEMNKDMASSKRVSRNFIKAKDESTSRVEEEEGPLRKDHKGVNADQVPSHQNGTGPAWNKTVHPSPLEEKSDKQRNQFQPGSTSPHTVEAKQGEQQKDLNENKTNAEMESFNIIEKKKYLDNVNSVEGTILSNSTKIGECPLESNTSSVDNLISADYNNLGNSRGIDNLTPLEGDLLHSVENSPAPDEDSVEDAWGSHLTDRIGTDPAGANPSSRRNGQTAVEPKTEPTPNEQKEKQKEKQKEKQKEKQKEKQKEKQVEKQKEKQEVKQEEKQEEDIQEAHLVSFQYKGSIPKGEINQMSNMSRDKNKNIIGCYLSAPSDEHLIAVQIKNEKIENVPSAHFLVERCNKYNKEFNNSFVHILNSRTKRYLAVDVQNGKFLFTRKYDDVFFTDESNVEHRVCTYFQLQSISDLMKSVIIEDLVQSLADVVLR; encoded by the exons ATGCACACGAACCAGTTAAACGGGATGAAGGGCCAGCTTGACGGAAGGGGCACCAAGTCCCTCGGCGGCAAAGCCAATAAGCCTAACACCAAGGGAACCAATCAAAATGCAGATgcacattttaatatatcaaACGGGGGccaaaatgacgaaatggcTAAAGtcttcccatttggagaaGGTACACCTCACGGTGAAATCGCAAAGGGTAGAGATCAAGCCAGCTCATCGATACACAATGGCCATTTTGTGGACATGATGCAACACCCCGAATGGGATGTAACATACACACGCagcaaaacggaaaataactactgcaaaaaaaatgtcttacTCAATAACGAGTCAGAAGAGCTCACGAAGAAAAAGTCGCTTCCTCTTTCGTTTAGTCACAAATCAAATTACGTAAACAAGGCAGAAAATGGGAAGATCAATAAGGCCAGTTTTATGCGTAtaagcaggggggggagtgtACGCATGGGTAGCAAGACATTGCAACGTGGGGAGAGTGAAAATATGGATAAAGTTTTGTCTTTTAGGgattcaaaaaagggggaaagtgAGACCCATGGTCACATAGGTGTGCTCACAGAGAAAGGTTGGCCAAGTGAGCGAGACGAACCAAACTGGCATGGTGACACAGACGAATTCGGTCAACTAAACGAGAAGCGCAATCAGAATGAGCAAGACGACGAAAGCGAGCATGCCGCACAAAACTTTCAAAACGCACAACCTGATCTTgcggtaaaaaaagaagaaagcgcAACAAATGATC AGTTACACGCAAAAAACacaagaggggaaaaagaggaggaagcaggaaaacaaaaggaacaaaaggaacaaaaggaacaaaacgaacaaaaagaacaaaaagaacaaaaagaacaaaaagaacaaaaagaacaaagcgCCATAAAAGAATTCACCccagcaaaaataaatgatgaaTTGAGTGTGCTGGAATtgagaaaggagaaaaatcgcgaaattaaaacaaaatttgaaaaattctcCCAAAACTCACAAGGGAAAAACCATACATTTGGAAAGCTAAAGGGTAatcagaaatatttttatcccccAGGGGAGAAGAAATATTCGGATGGCTCACAAAAGGAGTCTTCTGAGGAACAAATCATGGTTCAAAAGTTTTTCATACAACAAAGTGACACAGACGACATAGTTCTGAAAAAGGTGAATTCCATTGAGCTCATTTTGGAGGAAACCGAAAAGAGGAATATGAATAATTCGCTTAAAAGGGTTAGTAGCTTCAAAACGgggaaagagagagaaaTTGGAAATGCCACAACGGGGCAAAGTGTCGGAGGAGCAACCATTGAGGGGGAACACCTGCGCATGCAACCATTCGGAACGACTTCCTTCAGTTCATTCAGCTCGTTGGAAGAACAAACGGGGAAAGAGGAAAACATAGGAAGTGTGAATAAGGTTGGCCTTCTCAGAAAAAACAGGAACAACCAAAGTAGCGGCGTGTTTTGTGACCACATGGAAGAGCAAAAGGATGAAGAGGCTCTCCCCATTTCGCGTGCACCACTTGGGGATGAAGTCGAAAaagagttgaaaaaaaaaattaacaaaatggaaagttaTCACATCCAATCGAATGAACATTGCGATGCCAACAATGTAGAAAGCATAAACGAATCGAGAAGAACGTCCTCCGGTTCGTCAGACGAGTTAgtagatataaaaatatacgacGACTCCGAAATAGAGGAGGCCAAGGAGAGCGAATTGGAGCCATTTTGGCTTAACAGAGAAGTATCATCTCTTTTGAATAAATCGAAGCTGTATTCTGCTAAATATTCAGACCAGTTCAATTCGAGCACGGCCAGATCGAGTGGTGGAAATTACATCAATGACTCGGGGTTCCCAACAAGCGAAGAATATTCACAAGGAGGAACAACGAAtcggaaaataatttcacccaaaatgaaaagatacGAAAGTGATATCATCTCGTctgtaaaaatgaaggcaaaCAATTTTGAGAAGCGAAACACGGTCGATAATATAGGAATGATGCAAAGGTCCTTTATCTTGGAAGAGCATGACGAAGGGGAGACGTCTAGGACGCCCAACCAGAGACACAAGCAAGATACATCGATTAGAAAGTACAGTCTTAGTAGAAACGGCACTTCGAACGAtatggaaaagaaagaaaacatGGACGACATGGCCAGCAAGGTAGATGccataaaaaagaagttatCCCTCATTAATGACACCGACGTCGATCTCATCAACTTTGATCATTTCGACATGTACCAAATCGATTTTCATAAATTGGGGCTAAAGGTAGACAActtagaaaaagaagaaaagtaCATTTTGATGCTCTACAtgtcggaaaaaaaattggagtaCCTCCGGGGAGAAAGAgaggcacacaaaatggttcACGTCAGTTCGAAGGCATTTCCATCAAATTATAGCAAAATGGTGGACGATGAGAAGTCAATACCAATGAGGAAGTCACCTAGTGGCATTAGTAGCGGCGGAAGAGGTGGAGGCGGTGAAAGCGGTGAAAGCGGTGAAAGCGGTGAAAGCGGCAAAAGCGGCGAAAGCGGCAGCAGTGACTGTGGATTTCTCCAGTTGGGGCTCTTCGTCGAGCTGTGCCACAGATTGTCAAAGCAGCAGAGCGTGATGTCGAAGGGGGAGGATAAGAACCAGCCCAGTCAGTCCAGTCATCTCAGCCAGCCCAGTCAGCCCAGCCAGTCCAATCAGCCAATCCAAGCAAGCCAACCCACTGCCAACCATGAGAAGATCCTTCTAAAAAAAGTGCTAGCCAATTTTGTATACCTATTTCTCCAAGATGAGTGCCTAGACAAGCTGGTAAAAAACTATGAAGATATGAAACAAGCAAGGGGGAAGGAAGACACGGAACGGGAAAATTCGAAATGTTTACACTACATCTGTAGTAGCCTGTTACAGGACATTTCTAGCTGCCATTCGTATGAAGAGAGAGAACCCATCATGGGGGCAGACTCTTCTGAGAtgctttacaaaataataaaagaaataggAAGCAAGTTCCTATGCAACGATAAAGtaatggggaaaataaaacaagtacaaattattaataaCATGTTAAGAGAGGAAGTTAGAACCTATTCTATCAAAGTTGCATGCATGAATGAATTTTTCGACATAGAACCACACTTCATTGAAGAAGCTGAGAAAGTCGTACTTGGCAAAGACATCGGGTTCTTTCAAATGCACACATTAAACATAAATTATACTTATAACTATCATACCcatgaaaggaaaataaaattgctcCAGGAAAATAGCTACTctgttttgaattttttttatggctaTTTTAACGACATTTACAATTGGTATAGTGATAAGAATGAAGGGGAGCTGTTCCCCCAGGATCAGATagaaaatgcagaaatgAATAAAGACATGGCTTCTTCTAAAAGGGTCTCCAGGAATTTTATCAAAGCTAAGGATGAGTCTACTAGCAGGgtagaagaggaagaaggtcCTCTCAGAAAGGATCACAAAGGGGTGAATGCTGATCAGGTGCCATCCCATCAGAATGGAACAGGTCCTGCTTGGAATAAAACGGTACACCCTTCTCCATTAGAGGAGAAGAGTGATAAGCAAAGGAATCAATTTCAGCCGGGAAGCACTTCTCCCCACACAGTGGAAGCAAAACAAGGAGAACAACAGAAGGATCTAAACGAAAACAAGACAAATGCAGAAATGGAATCATTTAACATTAtcgaaaagaagaaatatctAGACAATGTAAACTCTGTGGAAGGGACAATACTGAGTAATTCCACCAAGATTGGAGAATGTCCACTAGAAAGTAACACATCAAGTGTAGATAATTTAATTTCTGCGGATTATAACAACCTAGGAAATAGCAGGGGCATTGATAATTTGACCCCCCTCGAGGGAGACCTCCTCCACTCCGTTGAGAATAGTCCGGCACCCGATGAAGACAGTGTGGAGGATGCATGGGGGAGCCATTTGACAGATAGAATAGGTACTGATCCCGCCGGTGCCAACCCCAGCAGCCGCAGGAACGGCCAAACCGCAGTGGAGCCCAAAACGGAACCAACTCCAAatgagcagaaggagaagcagaaggagaagcagaaggagaagcagaaggagaagcagaaggagaagcagaaggagaagcaggttgagaagcagaaggagaagcaggaagtgaagcaggaggagaagcaggaggaggacatCCAAGAAGCGCACCTAGTTTCGTTTCAATACAAAGGATCCAtaccaaagggggaaataaaccAAATGAGCAACATGAGTAGAgataagaacaaaaatataataggGTGCTACCTCTCCGCACCAAGTGACGAACATTTGATTGCTGTTCAAATAAAGAATgagaaaattgaaaatgtgCCAAGCGCGCATTTTCTAGTGGAACGGTGTAATAAGTACAACAAGGAATTTAACAACTCCTTTGtccatattttaaattcGAGGACAAAACGGTACCTCGCTGTAGAtgttcaaaatgggaagttcCTCTTTACGAGGAAATACGACGACGTTTTCTTTACAGATGAGAGTAATGTGGAGCACAGGGTGTGCACCTACTTCCAGCTGCAGTCCATATCTGACCTGATGAAAAGCGTGATCATCGAGGACCTGGTGCAGAGCTTGGCCGACGTGGTTCTGCGCTGA